A genomic window from Phaenicophaeus curvirostris isolate KB17595 chromosome 34, BPBGC_Pcur_1.0, whole genome shotgun sequence includes:
- the LOC138732657 gene encoding olfactory receptor 14A16-like gives MQQMSNSSSITQFLLLPFADSRELQLLHFWLFLGIYLAALLGNGLIIITIAWDHHLHTPRYFFLLNLALLDMGSISTTVPKSMANSLWDTREISYEGCVAQFFLFDFFISAEVSLLTVMSYDRYVAICKPLHYGTLLGSRACVHMAAAAWGAGFLSSLLHTASTFSLPLCQGNAVDQFFCEIPQILKLSCSHSYLREAWLLVVSILIVFGCFVFIVVSYVQIFRAVLRMPSEQGRHKTFSTCLPHLAVVSLFISTGTFTDLKPSSISPSFDLVVSFVYSVVPPAVNPLIYSWRNQQLKDATWKLITGFYTEAMNC, from the coding sequence atgcagcagatgtccaacagcagctccatcacccagttcctcctcctgccattcgcagactcacgggagctgcagctcttgcacttctggctcttcctgggcatctacctggctgccctcctgggaaacggcctcatcatcatcaccatcgcctgggaccaccacctccacacccccaggtacttcttcctcctcaacctcgccctcctcgacatgggctccatctccaccactgtccccaaatccatggccaattccctctgggaTACCAGAGAAATCTCATATGAAGGATGTGTTGCCCAATTCTTTCTGTTTGACTtcttcatttcagcagaggtttctcttctcacagtcatgtcctatgaccgctacgttgccatctgcaaacccctgcactacgggaccctcctgggcagcagagcttgtgtccacatggcagcagctgcctggggtgctgggtttctctcttctctgctgcacacggccagtacattttccctgcccctctgccagggcaatgctgtggaccagttcttctgtgaaatcccgcagatcctcaagctctcctgctcacactcctacctcAGGGAAGCTTGGCTTCTTGTGGTCAGTATCTTAATAgtctttggctgttttgttttcattgtggtgtcctatgtgcagatcttcagggctgtgctgaggatgccctcagagcagggacggcacaaaaccttctccacgtgcctccctcacctggctgtggtctccctgtttatCAGCACGGGCACTTTCACTGACCTGAAGCCCTCTTCGATCTCCCCATCCTTCGACCTGGTGGTGTCATTTGTCTACTCCGTGGTTCCTCCAGCagtgaaccccctcatctacagctggaggaaccagcagctcaaggatgcaaCGTGGAAGCTGATAACTGGATTTTACACTGAAGCAATGAACTGCTGA